The Tepidanaerobacter syntrophicus genome includes the window AACTTAGAGAATATATTCCAAAAAAGGTGATTTGGAAAGCCTACAAGGTTTGTTCTAAAGAGGACCTAAAAGCCGCAGAAAGCAGCGCAGCAGATGTGGTGCTTTTGGATAATGGTTATGGAACAGGCAAATGCTTTGATTGGTCGCTTATAGAAGAATTTACAAGGCCTTTCATTCTTGCAGGAGGGCTTACACAAGAAAATATTTGCGATGCAATCAGGAAATTTCAGCCTTATGCAGTAGATATAAGCTCAGGAGTAGAGTCAGAAGGCGTAAAAGATAAAGAAAAAATACTGAAAGTGGTTACCACTGTCAGAAATTGCTAAGAATATACGAACAAAACTTAAAATTTTAGGAGGAAATTATGTCAAAGGGAAGATTCGGAATACATGGAGGACAATATATACCGGAAACATTGATGAATGCTGTAATTGAATTAGAAGAAGCCTATGATTATTATAAGAATGATCCGGAATTTAACAAAGAACTGGAAGACTTATTTAGAGATTATGCCGGTAGACCTTCTCGCCTGTATTTTGCAAGAAAGATGACAGAAGACCTAGGCGGTGCCAAAATTTACCTAAAGCGCGAGGATCTAAATCATACAGGCGCTCATAAGATAAATAACGTATTAGGCCAAGCGCTTCTTGCAAAAAAGATGGGTAAAAGCCGAGTGATTGCTGAAACAGGAGCAGGTCAGCATGGTGTTGCCACTGCTACAGCTGCAGCGCTTATGGGGATGGAGTGCGAAATCTTTATGGGAAAAGAAGATACCCGGCGTCAAGCTTTAAATGTATATAAAATGAGACTTCTTGGTGCGAAAGTGCATCCTGTTACATCCGGCACTGCTACACTAAAAGATGCAGTTTCAGAGACTATGCGAGAATGGACAAAGCGGATTAATGATACTCATTATATAATAGGATCTGTTATGGGACCGCATCCGTTTCCTACAATCGTAAGGGATTTTCAATCTGTAATTTCGAAAGAAATTAAGTCACAAATGTTAGAGAAAGAAGGCAGACTGCCGGATATGGTTATAGCCTGTGTAGGCGGGGGTTCCAATGCGATTGGTGCTTTTTATCACTTTATAAACGATAAATCAGTGGAATTAATTGGCTGTGAAGCGGCAGGCAGGGGAGTAGATACTTTTGAGACAGCAGCAACTATTACTACTGGAAAGCCGGGAATCTTTCATGGAATGAAGTCGTATTTTTGTCAAGATGAATATGGACAAATTGCACCTGTATATTCAATATCAGCAGGTTTGGATTATCCGGGTATAGGCCCGGAGCATGCTTATCTTCATGATTGCGGCAGAGCTCAATATGTAGCAATAACTGACGAAGAAGCGGTTTGCGCATTTGAATACCTGTCGCGGACAGAAGGCGTTATTCCGGCCATCGAAAGCGCCCACGCAGTGGCTCAAGCAATAAAAATAGCGCCTTCTATGGGTAAGGATAAGATTTTAGTTGTCAATATATCCGGCCGCGGTGATAAAGACTGTGCTGCAATTGCTAGATACAGAGGGGAGGACATGATAAATGAGTGACATAAGTAAAGCATTTGACCATGGCAAGGCATTTATTGCGTTTCTAACCTGCGGAGATCCGGATTTAGATACTACAGAAAAATTAATAAAGGTTATTGCTGATTCCGGCGCAGATCTAATCGAGCTTGGAATTCCATTTTCCGATCCTACTGCAGAAGGACCGGTAATCCAAAACGCAAATATGAGGGCACTGGCCGGCAAAGTAACAACGGATAAGATATTCGATATGGTCTATAGAGTTAGAAAAACAGTAAAAATTCCTATGGTCTTTATGACCTATGCCAATGTTGTATTTTCTTATGGAACAGATAGATTTATAAAGAGAGCATCTGAAGTTGGTGTGAGCGGATTGATACTTCCTGATGTGCCCTTTGAAGAAAAAGAGGATTTTGCGCCTCTGTGTAGAAGATATGGAATAGAACTTATTTCTCTTATCGCGCCTACTTCAAATCAGCGCATTTCAATGATTGCAAAAGAAGCGGCAGGTTTTGTCTATTGTGTTTCGTCTTTAGGAGTTACAGGGGTGAGAAATGAAATCAGTTCAGATAATATACAAAATATGATAAAGCTTGTCCGAGAGTCTACAAATATCCCTACAGCCGTAGGATTTGGAATTTCAAATGCTAATCAGGCTGCAGAAATGGCCAAGCTTGCTGATGGAATCATTGTAGGTTCTGCTATTGTTAAAATCATCGAAGAACACGGAAGAAATGCAGCTCCTTTAGTTTCGGAATATGTAAAAACAATGAAAGAAGCGATAAATTCGTGAAAACCCTCCTTGTAGGAATAAATGCAAAATATATTCACACAAACCTTGCAATAAGGGATATATTTGGCTATATAAAACAGAACAACAAAGAAGAAGACATACAGATTTACGAAGCAACAATTAATGATGAATTAGACGATATCTTAGAAGATATTATATCTTATCAACCCGACGTAATCGGTTTTTCGTGCTATCTTTGGAATATAGAAAGCGTAATATATTTAGCAGAAAACATCAAAAAAATAAGACCGGAGACAAAAATTGTTTTAGGCGGTCCCGAAGTATCTTATGAGGCAGAAAATCTACTGGAAAGGAATCCCTTTGTAGATTATGTAATTTTGGGAGAGGGAGAGGAAAGATTTTTTAAATTGCTGCTGCATTTAAAAAGCGGAGCTCTTCTTGATACAATCGATGGTTTGGCATATAAAAAATGGAACGATATTTTAATACAGTCCCCAAAGTCATATGTAAACTTGAATAAAATTCCATTTCCATACATTAACGAGAACGAGAATTTAGAGAACAAGTTAGTATACTACGAAACATCGCGAGGATGCCCTTTTAGATGTGCCTTTTGCTTGTCATCTCTTGAAACTGCCGTAAGAGAAGCCGATCTTGACAAAGTAGAGCAAGACTTTATGCGTTTTTTGAGAATGGGAGTAAGGATAGTTAAGTTGGTAGACAGATCCTTTAACTGCAATCTGCCGCGAGCGCTGAGACTTCTTGAAATCATTCGCAGCCTGCCGCAGGATATGATATTTCACTGCGAAATAAATCCGGAGTTGGTAAATGAGGAGTTTATTGAAGCTTTACAGGGCATTGAAGACAGGCTGCAGTTTGAAGTAGGTATTCAAAGCACAAATCCTGAAACATTAAAAGAAATATCAAGGACTCCTAATACAAAAAAATCCCTTGACGGAATAAAGCGCCTCAAATCAGCCGGCATAAAACTTCATGTAGACTTAATCGCCGGTCTCCCGCACGAAAACTTTAAAAGCTTTGGCAATTCTTTTAATGAAGTGTACAATCTTCATACCGATGAAATACAGCTTGGATTTTTGAAGCTTTTAAAAGGAACAAAACTTAGGACAGATGCACATAAATATGGTATTATATATCGTTCAAAACCCCCTTATGAAATTTTATACAACAATGACATAACATATGAAGAGCTTTGCATATTAAAGGGAATTGCACGCCTCTTAGACAAATATTACAATACAGGCCGATTCTACCATTCTCTTATCTACCTAGAAGAGAAATTTAAATGCTCCTTTGAGCTTTACAAGGCATTTTATGATTATTGTAAAAGAGAAGGTCTTTTTAAAACCAGGCATTCTTTAAAAGACCGATATGACATATTATATTATTTTGCAGAAAGTTTAGGAACAGATATCGTGAATTTTGACATTTTTAAAGACATCCTTAAATTTGATTTTCTACTGACAAATGGTAAGGCTGCTATGCCTAGATGTATTGAGGCTTGCGAAGATCGAGAATTTTTAACAATAGCCAAGAAATACATTTGCAACAATAAATGGCTTAAGGAAAATCTTCCTCAAGCCATAGGATTCTCAAATCATGAACTTTCTAGATATCTTGCTTATGGGCTTTTTAACTATGACATCCCTTATAACTATAATGTAAAAAAGAAAAAGGGAGTTGTCTTCTTGCAGAAAAATAACAAAAACTATTACGCTGATTTTGAGGTCTAAGCCAGCATTATTCTGTCTTCTGCAAATTTCTCGCCCTGGACTTGTTCAAACTTACTAAGCAGCCGTGGGATAGTCATTGAAGCCTTTTCTTCACCACTAATATCTAAGACGATTTGACCATTGTGCATCATTATAAGTCTATTTCCCATTTTGATTGCATGCTCCAGATTGTGGGTGACCATAATTGTCGTTAACTTGTTTTTTTGTACGATTTCCTCTGTCAGGCTGTTTACCAATACAGCTGTTTTTGGATCCAGTGCAGCAGTATGCTCATCTAAAAGCAGCAACTTAGGCTTTTTCATCGTAGCCATAATCAAAGTCAAAACTTGACGCTGACCACCGGAGAGAAGCTTTACCTTTGTAGAAAGACGATTTTCAAGACCCAGATTAATGTTTTCAAGATACTCCTTAAATATATTTCTTCGCTGAGCATCCAATCCTCGGCGAAGCATCATATTGTTTGGACGAGCATACGCTATTGATAAATTCTCTTCGATAGTCATGGATGGGGCAGTGCCAAGCATTGGATCCTGAAAAACCCGACCTATAAATGCAGCTCTTTTGAATTCCGGCAGATTTGTTATATCCTTGCCATCAAGGTATATCTTTCCACTGTCCGGAAAATAAACACCTGCAATGATATTCAGTAGCGTCGATTTTCCTGCGCCATTACTTCCGATAACGGTTATAAAGTCGCCATCACTAACTTCAAGAGACAAATCATTTAAAACTCTATTTTCGTTAGGGGTATTGCGGTAGAATATTTTTTGTATATGCTCAAGAATCACCATAGGAATCACACCTTTGCACGCGAAGTTTTATTGACTGCCTTATTTGAGGGGCTGTAAGGGCTATAATTACAACGATTGCCGTAAAAAGCTTTAAATCAGAAGCCTGCGCCAATCGGAAGGAAAGAACCAGCGAAATGCTAAATCGATATAAGAATGAGCCGAAAAGCACTCCTAACGTACTGATAAATACACTTCCTTCTCCGAAAAGCGTGGTGCCTATTATAACTGAAGCAAGGCCGGCTACAATCGTCCCAACTCCCATACCGGCATCAGCAAAACCCAAATATTGAGCAACCAATGAACCGGACAAGGCCACAAGACTATTGGAAATTACAAGTCCTATAGTTTTTGCCATATCAGTATTTACTCCCTGGCTTCGTATCATCTGTGGATTGTCACCGGTTGCTCTTAGCGCAAAGCCCATCTGTGTTTCTAAAAAGGTGTCAATTATAAACTTTATAAGCAAAGCAAAAACAATAAAGAATGCAAGATAAATAAATTTCATTGGAAATGACGGCCAAACTCGGCTTATAAAAGATTCTGCCATAGAATAGATAGTAGGCTGATTTAGCAGAGGAGTGTTCGGCCTGCCCATTATCCTAAGGTTTATTGAATAAAGCGATGTCATGGTCAAAATACCTGACAAAAGGTCACTGATACCGGCTTTCGTGTTTAAAAATCCTGTTACATAACCGGCCAAGGCGCCTCCTAAGATTGCGCCAAAAGTTCCTACTACCGGGTTATATCCGCTTACGATAAGGGCTGCTGTGATGGAAGCCCCAAGAGGAAAACTTCCATCTACAGTCAAGTCGGAAAACTTTAGAATCTTAAAGGTCATATATACACCGATTGCCATGATTCCGTAGACTAAACCTTGCTCTAAAGAAGTCAGGAATAAGTTTTGCAACATTTATGGACACCTCAATTATTTTTCTAATATCTCATCTGCCCTAGACAATACTTCTTGAGGGATAGTAATCCCAAGAGCTTCTGCTGATTTCTTATTTATAATAAGCTTTAAATCTTTTGAGCTTTCTACCGGCATCTCTGCAGGATTTTCGCCATTTAAAACCCTGGCAGCCATTTGGCCGGTTTGTTTACCCAGAAGATAATAATCTATTCCAATAGTGGCTAAGGCTCCACCTTCTACTTCACCACGCTCGGCTCCTATAACAGGTATTTTTGCCTCATTGGCAACTTTTACAATGTTGCTTATCGCGGAAGCTACGGTGTTATCTGTGGGAGTATAAATTGCATCTACTTTGCTAACTAATGACTGGACTGCTTGATTTATTTCGCTGGTATTGGCAACTGTTGCTTCAAATATGGTAAGATCAAGTTCTTTTGCGGCTTCTTTTGCTATGTTTACCTGAACAACAGAATTGGGCTCTGCGGCATTGTAAATTATACCCACATTTTTAGCCGAAGGAATTATTTCCTTTAACAACTTTAATTGGTCTTTTACTGGATTCATATCAGTAGTGCCCGTAACATTTGTGCCGGGTTTTTCCATGCTCTTAACCAGACCTGCATCTACCGGATCGGTAACAGCAGTTACAAGAATAGAAATGTCTTTTGTGGCATTTACAGCGGCTTGGGCTGATGGAGTTGCGATAGCTAGAATAAGGTCTACTTTTTCATTGATAAGCTTATTGGCTATTGCCTGCGTTGTTGAAAAATCTGCCTGAGCATTTTCGACAATAATTTCAATATTTTTGCCTTCTTCAAATCCTGCTTCTTTAAGACCGTCTACAAAGCCTTCACGAGCTGAATCGAGTGCAGGGTGTTCGACAAACTGTGATATTCCAATTTTGTAGACTTTGCCTGTGCCGCCGGCGCTTGTATCTTCACTGTTTGATGTATCAGAGGTTGATTCTTGAGACGCTGGACCGCTGCCACATCCTGTTTGGATAAGAGCTAGCGCGAGAATTAAAATCATTATTACTATAGATGTTATAAAAGTTTTTTTCATTTTGAATGCCCCCTTTTGTTTAGCTTGCAGGACAGAAGCAAGTAGCATACTTGCAAAGCTGAACAGGAGTAAAAAGTATGCAAAAAAGCACTCGGCAAGAGTGCTTGATGTAACTCTACGTTTTCTCCTACCGTCCTACCATGCTACAAGTTAATTCAATTTATTTGGCTAAAGTATATAATTATTAGGTCAGTTTGTCAATAGTGAATTCTAACAGTAATTTATGAATATTTAGATTTCACCTTCACTCCGAGGCAGTGTGCGGTGCCCAAGGCCTATGACCACTTCATTGAAGCTTAAGAATCCTATAGCAAAAAACATTGCTACACTTATATGTTCTCCATACCTGGCAATTCCGATTTTACCTCCCACATTAAAGCCTACAGCTTTTTGCAAAACCTGAGAAAGGGCTTCCCGTGTAGCTCCTATAAGGGCTCCTTCTAATACATGAACGTTTTCCTTTATGACACCTTCTCGTTTTGCGGCGACCAAAGATCTTTCTATAATTTTTTCGATAGAATCTATTAAATTACCGCCAAAATCTACTGCACAAACCTTAACATTCATATCACGGAATGTCTTTTTGAGCTCAGCTTCTTCTGCGCGGGTTGAAATTGCCATTTTTATTGCAATTTTTGCCACATCAGTACTTTCCAAGATAAAGCCCCCTTATATAAGATATTCAGACGCGAATTCTTCTTTAGTATATCACAGAATATACGGTTTTTCTATATTACTGAATTTTATACGAAATGTATCATTTCCGGACAAAAAATACATATAAAATTTTTTATTACAAAGAAGGATTTACTAAAGTATTATAGAATAATATAATATAGATAGCGGAGCGGATTGCAAGGAAAAATTAAGGGTAAAGTCATTTAAGCGGGGGGGTTTATATTGCCATATACCTTATGCCCGTATTGCAATAAAAAATCATATTCTGCAGCAGAACTAAGAACGTGGATTTGCCCATATTGCAATAAAACCGTGAAGAAAGAAGAAGGAAATAGGGAAATCGTAAAGAGCGAGCAGGCAAAATAGCCTGCTCGCTTTAAATCATTGGTTTTAGCCTACTGAGAGTGCAGCAAGCCACCCTGCCTATGCGGGTGTGATGGATTTAGATCAGTTTCTTAAAGTTTTTGTCAATTCCAAGGATATAACTTGCAATATTAAAAGAATGATCCCCTACGCGCTCCAAATTATTTATTATATCCAAATAGATAACGCCTGAACTTGGCACGCATGCCCCACTGCTTAAACGCTTAATGTGACTTAATCGCAGCTCTTTTTCCATTGCGTCAATTTCTTCTTCTCTGGCTATTACGGTTTTTGCAGAAGATTTATCCCAAGCTAAAAATGCATTTATTGCAATAGAAAAGGTTTCTGTAACTTTTTCAGACATTTTTATTAGTTCAACTATAGCTTCTTCACTAAGAACTAAACGATGCTCATTTTTAAATTCCGCAAGCTCCAACACATTCATTGCATGATCGCCGACTCGCTCCATATCATTTACCGCATTTATCAGATCTGTTATTGAACCTTCTCCGGTTTCCGGCAAAGAAGAGCGTGAAAGCAGAGCTAAATATCTTGTAATTTCTCTTGCAAGCTCATTTATTACTTCTTCCTTTTCCTTTGCTATTTTACCCTTTTTCTCATCGTAATTTACAAAAGTATCCAATGAATCTTTTAATGTCTCTAAAGCCAGATTTCCCATCCGACCTATTTCTTTTTTTGCTTGCTCAAGAGCCAAAACAGGTGTTTCTATTAGCCGATCATCTATATACTTTACGCCGTGTTCGATAACTACTGCTTCACCTGGCACAAGATGTAAGATTAATCTTATAATTAAAAACGTAAAAGGAAACTGAATAATAGTATTTGTCAAATTAAAAATAGTATGTGCATTAGCTATCTGTCGGACCGGGTCAAGAGAGGTCATAGCTACAATTTTTTCAACAATCGGTAGGATCATCAAAAATAATGCGCTTCCGATTATATTAAACAGCAAGTGAAAAATTGCAGCTCTTTTTGCCGTAACATTTGCTCCGATACTTGCCAGAAGTGCTGTGACACATGTTCCTATGTTATCTCCAAATAATATAGGAAGAGCTGAGGAAATAGTTAATATGCCTTGACTTGCCAAGGCCTGAAGAATACCTATCGTAGCACTGCTGCTTTGAATTATACTTGTTGTAAGGAAACCGACTACCACGCCTAGAATTGGATTTTTGCTAAAAGTTGCGATAAAGTCAACGAATTGTGGGACATCGGCAAGGGGCTTTAATGCGATTTCCATTGTCTGCATTCCATAAAATAAAAGCCCGAAGCCTAATACCACTTGTCCTATGTATTTTTGAGATTTAGTTTTACCTAAAAATAATATTATCGTTCCGATTCCTATAGAAGGCAAGGCAATGTTTGTAAGCTTAAAAGCAATTAGTTGAGCTGTCATAGTAGTTCCGATGTTAGCTCCCATTATTACACCGACTGCCTGAGAAAGGTCTATTATTCCTGCATTTACTAAACCAACTACCATAACTGTTGTAGCACTGCTGCTTTGTATTATGGCGGTAACAAACGCTCCCACAATTACCCCTAAAAAGCGGTTCCTAGTCAGCAATTCCAATAAACCCTTCAAACGATCTCCTGCTGACATTTCAAGTCCTTCGCCCATAATTTTCATTCCATATAAAAATAGGCCCAAACCGCCAAATAAAGTTAAAAATGAGTTTAATGTCAAGGCAGCACCTCCTTACTGATGAAATAAGTTTTGTTATTCACAAGTGCTTTTTAATTTTATCATGAGTCAAATATAAAAACAATCTTCAGGCACGCGCATTTAGTCTTTGTTCAAAGCTCTGTAAATCTCTGTATATTGACGGTTCTTAGTGCAAAACCTATAATAGGGTTAAGGCATAAATCATGCAATTAAAAAAATCTTCTAATGTATTTGTGCGGATCAGGGAGGAAAACAGGTGCACGATATTAAGATATTAGTAGTTGATGACGAAAAACGCATTGTAGACTTGGTAAAAAAATATTTAGAAAGAGAGGGTTTCTCGGTAGATGAGGCATTTAACGGTCAGCAGGCTTTGGACAAGATATCGAGCTCATCCTATGATCTGATTATTTTAGATCTTATGCTTCCTATAGTAGACGGCTGGACAGTTTGCAAAGACATAAGGCAAAAATATGATACGCCGATAATAATGCTGACAGCCCGGGGAGAAGAATTTGATAAAGTTTTAGGCTTTGAACTTGGGGCGGATGATTATGTAGTAAAACCCTTTAGCCCTAGAGAACTTACAGCTAGGGTAAAAGCTCTGCTCAGGCGCATAGTTTCTAAGGAAGATGAGGAAAGTGAGATACTCGCATTTCCTGAGCTGATGATAGATCCGATATCTAGGGTTGTAAAGGTCAATAATAAAGAAGTGGCTCTTACTCCTAAAGAATTTGATCTTCTCTACTTTTTAGCTAAAAACAAGGGAAAGGTGTTTAGCAGAGAGAAACTTCTAAAGGAAGTTTGGGGATACGATTTTTATGGCAGCCTTCGGACAATAGATACACATATAAAGCAGCTTAGAGAAAAATTAGGGCGAAGTAAGGCTGCTTCCTATATAAGCACTATTTGGGGAATCGGCTATAAATTCGAGGTGGAAAAGTGATTCCGAGGAAAAGCATTGTTACGAAACTGTGGATTTATATGACGGTTCTTACAGTCGTCGCTCTTCTAATCTCTGGCTTAGTACTTTCAAACATATTTGAAGATTTTTATTTTAATATGCGAAAGAACGAGATGATAAACGAGGGGCAGCAGCTTATATCTTTAATTCTAGGAGGTATAAATCCTTCAGAACTGCTTGACATAAGTAAATTTATAAATGCATATTCGGTGATAATTGACAGACAAGGGCTAATCCAGGCAAGCTCAAATGTTCTAAAATTTGAGGGTGTAGCTATTGGACCTAAAGAGCTTAGGGAGGTGCTCAATGGCAACATTGTTGTAAGCAAAAGTTTTGTATCTCAGTTTGATGCAAATATGCTTACAGTAGCGCTGCCCATTAGAACTGAAGGCAATGTAATTGGAGGCGTAATACTATTTTCCCCTATGTCTTCTATCGAAAGCACTATTTGGCAAATTAGATATTTGGTACTTTCGGTAGCAGGGGCATCAGTCTTAGTTTTGACGGCCTTAAGCCTTGTACTATCAAAGACTATTTCCAAACCTCTCATCCAAATGAAAAAAGTCGCAGAAGAAATAGCAAGAGGCGAATTCGGCACTAAAGTTAAGGTAAAATCTCAGGATGAAGTGGGGACATTAGCAAATGCGATAAACTATATGTCCGAGGCTTTAAATAAAAATATCAATATGCTTGATCAAGAAAAAAGGCAGCTTCAGAATATATTGCTCAGCATGACTGATGGTGTTATTACTTTCGATGCCGAAAATCGTGTTATAATGGCAAACCCCCAAGCTGTTGAGATGATACCTGATTTGAAGCAAAATGGTGAATTAAAAGTGCCAAAAATAATCGAGCCGATTGTAAAAAAAGCCATGAAATGCAGTGAATTTATCAGTGAAGAGCTAGAGATAGATGGAAAGGTTGTAGCGGTAAAAATGACTCCTTTGTTAAGTGATGATGGTGTGCTGCAAGGGGTTTTGGCTGTACTGCAAGATATCACGCGAGAGAGAAAGCAAGAGGACTTAAGAAAGGAGTTTTTAAGTGATGTTTCCCATGAACTCAGGACACCGTTAACTTACTTGCAAGGCTATACAGAAGCATTAATTGACGGGATTGTCAAAGATTCTGATGAACATGACCGATATCTTAATATTATACTTGAAGAAACTTTGAGGCTGCGC containing:
- a CDS encoding ATP-binding protein produces the protein MIPRKSIVTKLWIYMTVLTVVALLISGLVLSNIFEDFYFNMRKNEMINEGQQLISLILGGINPSELLDISKFINAYSVIIDRQGLIQASSNVLKFEGVAIGPKELREVLNGNIVVSKSFVSQFDANMLTVALPIRTEGNVIGGVILFSPMSSIESTIWQIRYLVLSVAGASVLVLTALSLVLSKTISKPLIQMKKVAEEIARGEFGTKVKVKSQDEVGTLANAINYMSEALNKNINMLDQEKRQLQNILLSMTDGVITFDAENRVIMANPQAVEMIPDLKQNGELKVPKIIEPIVKKAMKCSEFISEELEIDGKVVAVKMTPLLSDDGVLQGVLAVLQDITRERKQEDLRKEFLSDVSHELRTPLTYLQGYTEALIDGIVKDSDEHDRYLNIILEETLRLRRLVDELLELSHMEAGHLNIQKDYVSIKELVEQVCKKFLPICEEKNINLKIEIENIPPILIDEDKIEQVMINLIDNAIRYSPSGQDVLIKAGADETGVTISVRDSGSGIPDSELPFIWERFYKVDKSRARKDSGTGLGLAIAKRIIELHNGKIWVKNCAEGGTEFSFFIPWDT